One Kwoniella pini CBS 10737 chromosome 11, complete sequence DNA segment encodes these proteins:
- a CDS encoding ATP synthase F1, gamma subunit, protein MFTRTVRPALNVARAAQQQSQGMATLREIEQRLKSVRNIEKITKSMKVVASTKLTRAERAMREAKKYGAANNELFKHTELEKSEEAPKILYVGISSDGGLCGGIHSSISRAIKKAMAETPGTLAVVGDKPKSQLLRAMPQAFKVTFNSVGKDVPTFAEASAIADEIVKNGGEWDEIRIVSNKYLSAISYESGVTSVISAKALQAAAGFQAYEMEEDVSKDLSEFALANAIYTALVEGHAAEISARRTAMENASNNANDMMASLQLQYNRGRQAVITNELIDIITGASAL, encoded by the exons ATGTTCACTCGAACTGTTCGACCAGCTCTCAATGTCGCCCGTGCTGCCCAACAGCAATCACAGGGTATGGCTACTCTTAGAGAAATCGAGCAAAG ATTGAAGTCTGTCAGAAACATTGAGAAGATTAccaag TCCATGAAGGTTGTCGCTTCTACTAAACTTACCCGAGCTGAACGAGCTATGAGAGAAGCTAAGAAGTACGGTGCTGCCAACAACG AACTTTTCAAACACACTGAACTGGAGAAATCCGAAGAAGCACCTAAGATCCTCTACGTTGGTATCTCATCAGATGGTGGTTTATGCGGTGGTATTCACTCTTCAATTTCCAGAGCTATCAAGAAAGCTATGGCTGAAACTCCAGGTACACTCGCTGTTGTCGGTGACAAACCTAAATCTCAATTGTTGAGAGCTATGCCTCAAGCTTTCAAAGTTACTTTCAACTCTGTCGGTAAAGATGTACCTACATTCGCTGAAGCTTCTGCTATTGCCGATGAGATCGTTAAGAACGGTGGAGAGTGGGATGAA ATTAGAATCGTCTCTAACAAATACCTTTCCGCCATTTCATACGAATCCGGTGTCACCTCCGTCATTTCCGCCAAAGCTCttcaagctgctgctgGTTTCCAAGCTTACGAGATGGAAGAGGATGTTTCCAAGGATCTTTCCGAATTCGCTCTTGCCAACGCTATCTACACCGCTCTTGTTGAAGGTCACGCCGCTGAAATTTCTGCCAGACGAACTGCTATGGAGAACGCTTCTAAC AACGCCAACGATATGATGGCTTcccttcaacttcaatacAACAGAGGTCGACAAGCAGTTATCACCAACGAACTTATCGATATCATTACT GGTGCTTCCGCTTTGTAA